The Natrinema versiforme genome segment CTCAGTAAGACTGGATCTCTAAACCGAGGAATTAGTGGCCTTCCCAGCGCGTTAATTCATCGGCTTCAACACCGATCCGGTCTAGCATCTTCGCTGCAAACTCGTCTATCAGTTCGTCAATCGATTCAGGATCAGTGTAAAATCCTGGTGCCGCGGGAGCGACAATCGCTCCTGCCTGACTGAGTTTTCCCATGTTTTCCACGTGGGTGTGTGATAGCGGTGATTCACGGAACACGACGAGAAGATCTCGCCCCTCTTTGAGGCAAACATCAGCAGCACGTGGAATAAGTCCCTCACCGATACCGTTGGCCATGTATCCTAACGTTTTCATCGAACAGGGACAAACGATCATTCCGTCGAAATTGAACGAACCGGACGCTATACAGGCTCCAATATCGTTCGGGTTATGAACAACATCAGCGCGTTCCTCGATCGTCGACGGTTGGAGATCAGTTTCAATGCTCATCACGTACCGGGCGTTTTTCGAAATTATCAGGTGGGACTCAACGTC includes the following:
- a CDS encoding UbiX family flavin prenyltransferase produces the protein MKLIIGITGASGIQYGAALVRLLEQTDVESHLIISKNARYVMSIETDLQPSTIEERADVVHNPNDIGACIASGSFNFDGMIVCPCSMKTLGYMANGIGEGLIPRAADVCLKEGRDLLVVFRESPLSHTHVENMGKLSQAGAIVAPAAPGFYTDPESIDELIDEFAAKMLDRIGVEADELTRWEGH